The Oscillatoria sp. FACHB-1407 nucleotide sequence ATGCCTCAAAGTTATATCGAGAATTCTCAATCTCGCCTTGCAGATGCACATCCCCGTAGGTCAACTCGTCATTCCAACGAATCTCAAAAATTGAGTTAACCCCCTGCAAATACATCGTCAATCGCTCTAACCCATAGGTGATCTCGATTGATACTGGACGGCAATCTAATCCGCCGCACTGCTGGAAGTAGGTGAACTGAGTCACCTCCATTCCATCTAGCCATACTTCCCAACCAACACCCCAGGCACCAACCGCCGCATCCTCCCAGTTATCCTCCACAAACCGAATATCATGCTCCTCCGGTTTAATTCCCAAAGCCTTTAGCGAATCCAAATAAATATCCTGAATATTGTCTGGTGAAGGTTTAATGAGGACTTGGTACTGATAATAATGCTGCACCCGATTCGGATTTTCGCCATACCGACCATCCCCCGGACGACGGCATGGCTCAACATAAGCTACAGACCAGGGCTCTGGTCCAATTGCTCGCAAAAATGTATGTGGGCTTTTTGTTCCTGCCCCCTTCTCAGTGTCATAGGGCTGCACAATCAAACAACCGCGATCGCCCCAAAATTGGTGCAACGTTGCAATGACCTGCTGAAAATTCACAACCAACGTCCTCTGCATCACAGAACCACCCATCGATTCTCCCTCAAATTCCCAGTCGTTAACCTCAGAACAGGAATTTATTTTGGATATCAGACTCAAAATCGGGTAATTCCTGAAACAGAATCAGAGATCTGCTCCCTCTAAAAAGCCTGAAAGCCTTGTCAGAGAAGCTCTTTAGTGAATTTCAGAAAATTTTTCA carries:
- the glyQ gene encoding glycine--tRNA ligase subunit alpha produces the protein MNFQQVIATLHQFWGDRGCLIVQPYDTEKGAGTKSPHTFLRAIGPEPWSVAYVEPCRRPGDGRYGENPNRVQHYYQYQVLIKPSPDNIQDIYLDSLKALGIKPEEHDIRFVEDNWEDAAVGAWGVGWEVWLDGMEVTQFTYFQQCGGLDCRPVSIEITYGLERLTMYLQGVNSIFEIRWNDELTYGDVHLQGEIENSRYNFEASDSEVLFTLFNLYEQEAKRLMESKLVLPAYDQVLKCSHTFNLLDARGVISVTERTRYIGRVRTLARQVAQLYLTQREEMGFPLLKVSTAEAA